The Exiguobacterium mexicanum genome includes a window with the following:
- a CDS encoding alanine/glycine:cation symporter family protein: MEQFEAVLTSLSNLVWGPHLLILLIGTGIYLTFRLGFIQVTRLGVGLKEAFIPKQQTDAEVAKQKRQRGDISHFQALMTALAATVGTGNMVGVATAVVLGGPGAIVWMWLSGFIGMATKYAEAILAVKYRVVDERGEIAGGPMYYLEHGLKKKWLGMTFALFAAIAAFGIGNGVQTNSISMALNTSFGIPMLVTGIVLMVLTGFVILGGVKSIGKVVSVFVPVMIIGYVGGGLVILVMNFELIPSAFATIFSSTFSAEAIGGGALGAAIRYGVARGVFSNEAGLGSAPIAAAAAKTDFPGRQALVSMTQVLIDTLIVCSITGLTIVMSGQYTGGLQGIELTQASFAYFLGPIGELIVTISLVFFAFSTVIGWCYYGERSVYYLLGEKAIVPYRMMYILVAGLGAMTTNLNLIWAISDVFNGLMAIPNLIGLLFLSGVVVAETKRFELERKKELRQAAA; this comes from the coding sequence TCGGCTTTATCCAAGTGACACGTCTCGGTGTCGGTTTGAAAGAAGCGTTCATCCCGAAACAGCAGACGGACGCAGAGGTCGCGAAACAGAAGCGGCAGCGCGGGGATATCTCACATTTCCAAGCACTCATGACGGCGCTCGCGGCCACGGTCGGGACCGGCAACATGGTGGGCGTCGCGACGGCGGTCGTCCTTGGGGGACCGGGCGCCATCGTCTGGATGTGGCTCTCCGGTTTCATCGGAATGGCGACGAAGTATGCCGAGGCGATTCTCGCCGTCAAATATCGTGTCGTCGATGAGCGGGGCGAGATTGCCGGCGGGCCGATGTATTATTTGGAGCACGGATTGAAGAAAAAATGGCTCGGTATGACGTTCGCCTTGTTCGCTGCGATTGCCGCGTTCGGTATCGGTAACGGCGTCCAAACGAACTCGATCAGTATGGCGCTCAATACGTCATTCGGAATTCCGATGCTCGTGACGGGTATCGTGCTCATGGTACTTACAGGATTCGTCATCCTCGGTGGCGTCAAATCAATCGGGAAAGTCGTCAGTGTGTTCGTACCGGTCATGATTATCGGTTATGTCGGGGGCGGACTCGTTATCCTCGTCATGAACTTCGAGTTGATTCCGTCGGCATTCGCGACCATCTTCTCGAGCACGTTCAGTGCGGAGGCCATCGGCGGCGGGGCGCTCGGTGCGGCCATACGTTACGGAGTTGCCCGAGGCGTGTTCTCGAACGAGGCGGGTCTCGGTTCGGCGCCGATCGCAGCTGCTGCCGCGAAGACCGATTTCCCGGGACGGCAAGCGCTCGTCTCGATGACGCAAGTATTGATCGATACGCTCATCGTCTGTTCGATCACCGGATTGACGATCGTCATGAGCGGTCAATATACGGGCGGGCTCCAAGGTATCGAGTTGACGCAAGCGTCATTCGCTTACTTCCTCGGCCCGATCGGGGAACTCATCGTCACGATCTCGCTCGTCTTCTTCGCTTTCTCGACGGTCATCGGCTGGTGCTATTACGGCGAACGGTCGGTCTATTATCTGCTCGGGGAGAAAGCGATCGTTCCGTATCGGATGATGTATATCCTCGTCGCTGGACTTGGTGCGATGACGACGAACTTGAATCTGATTTGGGCGATCTCGGACGTCTTCAACGGACTGATGGCGATCCCGAACTTGATTGGTCTCTTGTTCTTGTCGGGTGTCGTCGTCGCCGAGACGAAGCGCTTCGAATTGGAACGGAAAAAAGAATTGCGGCAAGCGGCCGCCTAA
- a CDS encoding methyl-accepting chemotaxis protein produces the protein MSIRNKLIVAFTVLLVLLLGVSGYSFYALNASKAAQQDMNVSWVPGMDQIHQVDKQLLEIRQQMMRHALVEDEVTKQNVETNLDTGITILEQQMSGYESTIITKADQDLFDQATDQWTTFKTNIEELVRISNTDGQAAADAYIRDTATPAADALSNTLGLLVNLNRDAIRSDTESGAALFEQVQFTLMVIMAAAVVFTVLMMVFIFRSIFEPLNEFKLKMRELATSQGDLTTAIPVKRRDEFSGLARDFNQFLANLRQLILQVNGVSRGVTEQSAHMYDELKALDTYMTTTAATTEDLTAGMQQTAASAQEMNASASDMERTLHHIVTMAAERKAEAAQVDARAVALRDHAVEAKASALSVLSSTRVNLEKAMQDAKAVREIATLTNDILDIAAQTNLLSLNASIEAARAGEAGRGFAVVADEIRKLAETSRTTVERIQAISTTVLHSVDHLNDTSSEMLGFLDTNVLKDYDQLEEAAEHYSEDAGRFETTASEFADAAVELEQLTSNMIGVIQDVAVTVNNGALGTQEIAEKVTMSVDRFSELNRATEMSQQKMDELNELIGQFKV, from the coding sequence ATGTCAATCCGTAACAAACTGATCGTCGCCTTCACCGTCTTGCTCGTGTTGTTGCTCGGGGTGAGCGGCTACTCATTCTATGCATTGAACGCGTCCAAGGCCGCCCAGCAAGATATGAACGTCTCGTGGGTGCCGGGGATGGACCAAATTCATCAAGTCGATAAACAGCTGCTTGAGATTCGCCAACAGATGATGCGTCACGCCTTGGTCGAAGACGAGGTGACGAAGCAAAATGTCGAAACGAACCTCGACACGGGCATCACGATTCTCGAGCAACAGATGAGCGGTTATGAGTCGACCATCATCACGAAAGCCGACCAGGATCTGTTCGATCAAGCGACGGACCAATGGACGACATTTAAAACGAATATCGAGGAGCTCGTCCGCATCTCGAACACGGACGGTCAAGCCGCAGCCGATGCCTATATCCGGGACACGGCGACACCTGCCGCCGACGCCCTCTCGAACACGCTCGGTCTGCTCGTCAACTTGAACCGCGACGCGATTCGGTCTGACACGGAATCCGGTGCGGCGCTGTTCGAGCAAGTCCAGTTCACACTCATGGTCATCATGGCTGCGGCTGTCGTCTTTACAGTATTGATGATGGTATTCATCTTCCGCTCGATCTTCGAACCGCTCAACGAGTTCAAACTGAAGATGCGCGAACTCGCCACGAGTCAAGGCGATTTGACGACCGCCATCCCGGTGAAGCGACGCGACGAGTTCTCGGGACTCGCCCGCGACTTCAACCAATTCCTCGCCAACCTCCGTCAATTGATCCTTCAAGTGAACGGTGTGTCACGCGGGGTGACCGAACAATCCGCTCACATGTACGACGAATTGAAAGCGCTTGATACGTACATGACGACGACCGCCGCGACGACAGAGGACTTGACAGCCGGCATGCAACAGACGGCCGCGAGTGCACAAGAGATGAACGCGTCGGCCTCCGACATGGAACGGACGCTTCACCACATCGTGACGATGGCCGCCGAGCGAAAAGCCGAGGCCGCACAAGTCGATGCCCGTGCCGTCGCCCTGCGTGACCATGCCGTCGAGGCGAAAGCGTCCGCACTCAGTGTCCTGTCATCGACACGTGTCAATTTAGAGAAAGCGATGCAGGACGCCAAAGCCGTCCGGGAAATCGCGACACTCACGAATGACATCCTCGACATCGCCGCCCAGACGAATCTCCTGTCCTTGAACGCCTCGATCGAAGCCGCTCGGGCCGGTGAAGCGGGACGCGGGTTCGCCGTCGTCGCCGATGAGATTCGGAAACTCGCCGAGACGAGCCGGACGACCGTCGAACGGATTCAAGCCATCTCGACGACCGTGCTCCACTCCGTCGACCATTTAAATGACACGTCGAGCGAGATGCTCGGTTTCCTCGATACGAACGTGTTGAAAGACTATGATCAGCTTGAGGAAGCGGCCGAGCATTACAGTGAGGACGCCGGCCGATTCGAGACGACCGCATCAGAATTCGCCGATGCCGCCGTCGAACTCGAACAGTTGACGTCGAACATGATCGGGGTCATCCAAGATGTCGCCGTCACGGTCAACAACGGGGCGCTCGGCACACAAGAAATCGCCGAGAAAGTGACGATGTCCGTCGACCGGTTCAGTGAGTTGAACCGGGCCACCGAGATGTCCCAACAAAAAATGGATGAGTTGAACGAATTGATCGGTCAATTCAAAGTATGA
- the gatC gene encoding Asp-tRNA(Asn)/Glu-tRNA(Gln) amidotransferase subunit GatC, which translates to MARITEAEVRHVAGLARLAITEDEVTHFTEQLTKILEFAEQLDELDTTGVIPTTHALDLKNVLRKDEVRPSLPREEVERMAPDWENGQVRVPAVFE; encoded by the coding sequence TTGGCTCGAATCACAGAAGCTGAAGTTCGGCACGTCGCCGGACTCGCCCGACTTGCGATCACAGAAGATGAAGTGACGCACTTCACGGAGCAATTGACAAAAATCCTCGAGTTCGCTGAGCAACTCGATGAACTCGATACGACGGGCGTCATCCCGACGACCCATGCCCTAGATTTGAAAAACGTACTACGCAAAGACGAGGTTCGTCCTTCACTTCCACGCGAGGAAGTCGAACGGATGGCACCTGATTGGGAAAACGGCCAAGTTCGTGTCCCAGCGGTCTTTGAATAA
- the gatA gene encoding Asp-tRNA(Asn)/Glu-tRNA(Gln) amidotransferase subunit GatA, whose amino-acid sequence MSLFDHGVAKLHTLIKEGEVTVSDLVKESFDRIEATDEKIGAFLTLNEDAFEQAKRMDELAKTSDNPLFGLPIGVKDNIVTKGTRTTCASKFLENFVPAHDATVVERLHDAGAVTIGKLNMDEFAMGSSNENSAFKVVRNPWDTDRVPGGSSGGSAATVAAGQVLFSLGSDTGGSIRQPAAYCGVVGMKPTYGLVSRYGLVAFASSLDQIGPLTRTVEDNAYLLNAIAGHCDMDSTSATVDLPDYTKSLHGDIKGMKLALPKEFMAEGVSDGVRKQIEEAVETLKSLGATVETVSLPTVKYALPTYYLLASSEASSNLARFDGIRYGRRAEADALEEVFTYSREQGFGEEVKRRIMLGTYALSSGYYDAFYKKSQQVRTLMKQDFANVFADYDAIIGPTAPTVAFKLGDQLEDPLTMYANDIMTIPVNLAGIPAISVPAGLSEGLPVGLQIIGNHFSEPTLYRVAHAFEQANGGFKMPQL is encoded by the coding sequence ATGAGTTTATTTGATCACGGTGTAGCCAAGCTGCATACGCTTATAAAAGAAGGCGAAGTCACGGTATCCGACCTCGTCAAAGAATCATTTGACCGCATCGAGGCGACCGACGAGAAAATCGGTGCCTTCTTGACGCTCAACGAAGACGCGTTCGAACAAGCGAAACGGATGGACGAGCTCGCCAAGACCTCGGACAACCCGCTCTTCGGTTTGCCGATCGGCGTCAAAGACAACATCGTCACGAAAGGGACACGCACGACGTGTGCCTCGAAGTTCCTCGAGAACTTTGTCCCGGCCCATGACGCGACGGTCGTCGAGCGTCTCCACGACGCCGGTGCCGTCACAATCGGGAAGTTGAACATGGACGAGTTCGCGATGGGTTCATCGAACGAGAACTCGGCGTTCAAAGTCGTCCGTAACCCGTGGGACACAGACCGTGTACCAGGCGGTTCGTCAGGCGGTTCAGCGGCAACGGTCGCGGCCGGCCAAGTCCTGTTTAGCCTCGGCTCGGATACGGGTGGCTCGATTCGTCAACCGGCGGCCTATTGTGGCGTCGTCGGGATGAAACCGACGTACGGTCTCGTCTCACGTTACGGCCTCGTTGCATTCGCCTCGTCGCTCGACCAAATCGGTCCGCTCACACGTACGGTCGAAGATAACGCCTACTTGTTGAACGCGATTGCCGGTCATTGCGACATGGACTCGACGTCAGCGACGGTCGACCTTCCGGATTACACGAAATCGCTTCACGGCGACATCAAAGGCATGAAGCTCGCGCTTCCAAAAGAGTTCATGGCCGAAGGCGTGTCAGACGGTGTCCGCAAACAGATTGAAGAAGCGGTCGAGACGCTTAAGTCGCTCGGTGCGACGGTCGAGACGGTCTCGCTCCCGACGGTGAAATATGCGCTCCCGACATACTACTTGCTCGCGTCATCGGAAGCGTCTTCGAACCTCGCCCGGTTTGACGGCATCCGTTACGGACGCCGCGCCGAGGCCGATGCGCTCGAAGAAGTGTTCACGTACTCGCGCGAACAAGGTTTCGGGGAAGAAGTGAAACGCCGCATCATGCTCGGTACTTATGCACTCAGCTCGGGTTATTACGATGCGTTCTACAAAAAGTCACAACAGGTCCGCACGCTCATGAAGCAAGACTTTGCGAACGTATTCGCCGACTACGATGCAATCATCGGACCGACTGCGCCGACGGTCGCGTTCAAACTCGGTGACCAGCTCGAAGACCCACTCACGATGTATGCCAACGATATTATGACGATTCCGGTCAACTTGGCGGGCATCCCGGCCATCTCGGTACCGGCCGGCTTGTCAGAAGGCCTCCCGGTCGGTTTACAGATCATCGGGAATCATTTCAGTGAACCAACACTCTACCGCGTGGCCCATGCTTTTGAACAAGCAAACGGCGGTTTCAAGATGCCACAGCTCTAA
- the gatB gene encoding Asp-tRNA(Asn)/Glu-tRNA(Gln) amidotransferase subunit GatB, which yields MNFETIIGIEVHAELSTKSKIWCGCSRTYGAETNTQTCPICLGHPGVLPKLNEEAVNLAIKAAMALNCEIATDTKFDRKNYFYPDTPKAYQISQFDQPIGFNGHVDVEVDGEMKRFRIERVHLEEDAGKMNHTGEKHSVVDFNRTGSPLIEIVSEADMRSPKDAVAYLERLKEVLSFAGVSDVKMEEGSLRCDCNISVRPFGQEPFGTKTELKNLNSFSNVLKALEYEEDRHRKLLITGGVMRQETLRFDEAAKKTILMRVKEGAADYRYFPEPDLVRLEIDEEWKERIRATLPELPVARRERYMNNYGLSAYDAKALTSTREFSDFFEATTAAGAEPKAAANWLMGEVLGHLNKSDDTIETMKLTPSSLAELIRLIGEGTISSKIAKRVFTAMIEEGAEPKAYVEANGLAQISDENLLRGYILDLFEAHPQMIEDFKNGKDRAKGFIIGQIMKQTKGMANPALLDGLFHEEIAKR from the coding sequence ATGAACTTTGAAACGATCATCGGGATCGAGGTGCACGCCGAGCTGAGCACGAAGTCGAAGATTTGGTGTGGCTGCTCGCGCACATACGGTGCCGAAACGAATACACAGACGTGTCCGATTTGTCTCGGACACCCGGGCGTCTTGCCTAAATTGAACGAAGAGGCGGTCAATCTCGCCATCAAGGCCGCGATGGCACTCAACTGCGAAATAGCGACCGACACGAAGTTCGACCGCAAGAACTATTTCTATCCGGATACGCCAAAAGCGTACCAAATCTCGCAGTTCGACCAGCCGATTGGTTTCAACGGTCACGTCGACGTCGAAGTCGACGGTGAGATGAAGCGGTTCCGCATCGAACGCGTCCATCTCGAGGAAGATGCCGGGAAGATGAACCACACGGGCGAGAAACACTCGGTCGTCGACTTCAACCGGACCGGGTCACCACTCATCGAGATCGTCAGTGAGGCCGACATGCGCTCACCGAAAGATGCTGTCGCTTACCTCGAGCGCTTGAAAGAAGTGCTCTCGTTCGCGGGCGTCTCGGACGTCAAGATGGAAGAAGGGTCGCTTCGTTGCGACTGTAACATCTCGGTCCGTCCGTTCGGTCAAGAGCCGTTCGGCACGAAGACGGAGCTTAAAAACTTGAACTCGTTCTCGAACGTCTTGAAGGCGCTCGAGTATGAGGAAGACCGTCACCGCAAACTCCTCATCACGGGCGGCGTCATGCGTCAAGAGACGCTCCGTTTTGATGAGGCGGCGAAGAAGACGATCCTCATGCGTGTCAAAGAAGGAGCGGCCGATTACCGCTACTTCCCAGAGCCGGACCTCGTCCGTCTCGAGATCGATGAGGAATGGAAAGAACGCATCCGCGCCACGCTTCCGGAACTTCCGGTCGCACGTCGCGAACGTTATATGAACAACTACGGGCTGTCGGCGTATGACGCCAAGGCGCTCACGTCGACGCGAGAGTTCTCGGACTTCTTCGAAGCGACGACTGCTGCCGGTGCCGAACCGAAAGCGGCCGCGAACTGGCTCATGGGCGAAGTGCTCGGTCACTTGAACAAATCGGACGATACGATCGAGACGATGAAATTGACGCCGAGCTCGCTCGCGGAGTTGATTCGTTTGATTGGAGAAGGTACAATTTCTTCGAAGATCGCCAAACGCGTGTTCACAGCCATGATCGAAGAAGGCGCCGAGCCGAAGGCGTACGTCGAAGCGAACGGTCTCGCCCAAATCTCGGACGAGAACTTGCTCCGCGGCTACATCCTCGACTTGTTCGAAGCGCATCCGCAGATGATTGAAGACTTTAAGAACGGGAAAGACCGTGCCAAAGGCTTTATCATCGGGCAGATCATGAAGCAGACGAAAGGGATGGCGAACCCGGCACTCCTCGATGGCTTGTTCCACGAAGAGATCGCCAAACGCTAA
- a CDS encoding diacylglycerol kinase yields the protein MQRKRARVIYNPTSGKEVIKRELPYILNRLEDAGYETSTYATKAIGDATLEAVRAAEAEFDLIIAAGGDGTLNEVISGLAPLDTRPTIGLIPVGTTNDFARAMRIPLNVVGALDVICDGFEMPVDLGEIEGETGDIHYFINIAGGGIMTELSYEVPSKLKTALGQLAYYVKGMEKLPLIKPTYIELEHDEGTFSGEVMIFLTSNSNSVGGFEKISPHASLNDGLFDLFILRKCNLFEFIHVVRLLLRGEHLSSPLVEHVKTGRVKMKTTTERMSLNIDGEYGGECTGEMRNLFRHLTVLAPNARIREMEDLNAQYEREQMIKQLFNVSNEKAE from the coding sequence ATGCAACGAAAACGCGCACGGGTCATCTATAACCCGACATCTGGAAAAGAAGTGATCAAACGGGAACTCCCGTACATTTTGAACCGCCTCGAAGATGCGGGTTATGAGACGTCGACGTACGCGACGAAAGCAATCGGCGACGCGACGCTCGAAGCCGTTCGAGCCGCGGAGGCCGAGTTCGACTTGATTATCGCGGCCGGTGGGGACGGGACGCTGAACGAGGTCATCTCGGGACTCGCCCCGCTCGACACGCGTCCGACAATCGGGCTCATCCCAGTCGGAACGACGAACGACTTTGCCCGAGCGATGCGGATTCCGCTCAACGTCGTCGGTGCCCTCGACGTCATCTGTGACGGATTCGAGATGCCGGTCGACCTCGGTGAGATTGAAGGGGAGACAGGGGATATCCACTACTTCATCAATATCGCCGGTGGCGGCATCATGACGGAGCTGTCGTACGAGGTGCCGTCGAAACTGAAGACGGCGCTCGGTCAGCTCGCCTATTACGTCAAAGGGATGGAGAAACTTCCACTCATCAAGCCGACGTATATCGAGCTTGAGCACGACGAGGGCACGTTCAGTGGCGAGGTCATGATTTTCCTCACGTCGAACTCGAACTCGGTCGGTGGCTTCGAGAAGATTTCACCACACGCCTCACTGAACGACGGACTGTTCGACTTGTTCATCTTGCGCAAGTGTAACTTGTTCGAGTTCATCCACGTCGTCCGTTTGTTGCTCCGTGGCGAGCACTTGTCGAGTCCGCTCGTCGAGCACGTCAAGACGGGACGCGTCAAGATGAAGACGACGACGGAACGGATGAGTCTCAACATCGACGGTGAATACGGCGGCGAATGCACGGGCGAGATGCGAAACTTGTTCCGTCACTTGACGGTGCTCGCACCGAACGCGCGCATCCGTGAGATGGAAGACTTGAACGCCCAGTATGAACGCGAACAGATGATCAAACAGCTGTTCAACGTGTCAAACGAGAAAGCAGAATGA
- the rlmD gene encoding 23S rRNA (uracil(1939)-C(5))-methyltransferase RlmD, with protein MLPVQKNDRLDVHIHDLTHEGAGVARVDGYTLFVPNALPGETVEIVVTKTNKQYGFARLIDVKQASADRVEPPCPIFYQCGGCQLQHFSYDGQLRQKRDRVVDALKRLGQFDVPVHETIGMPEPWRYRNKAQVPFKDEAGRLVAGFYRPRSHDIVEMKECLIQDERNDEAVQVVRDVLAAHGVPAYDEKTGRGVIRHVMARYGYHSGELMIVLITKTTKIKGVNEIVADILKRLPNVTSIMQNVNPDKTNVILGSTNKLLYGHETIEDKIGGLTFTISPHSFFQVNPVQTEKLYGKALEYAQLTGTEQVVDAYCGIGTISLFLARKAAHVYGVEVVPEAIEDAKQNALVNEIDNVTYACGAAEDVLPQWKKDGINPDVIVVDPPRKGCAESFLETMVEMAPKRIVYVSCNVATQARDMRYLADRGYKLVEVTPVDMFPHTAHVETVAWLEKQTM; from the coding sequence ATGTTACCAGTCCAAAAAAATGACCGTCTCGACGTCCACATCCACGACCTCACACACGAAGGCGCGGGCGTGGCACGCGTCGACGGTTACACGTTGTTCGTCCCGAACGCACTTCCGGGAGAGACCGTGGAGATCGTCGTGACGAAGACGAATAAACAGTACGGGTTCGCCCGCTTGATCGATGTGAAGCAAGCGAGTGCGGACCGCGTCGAGCCACCGTGCCCGATTTTCTATCAGTGCGGGGGCTGTCAGCTCCAACACTTCAGTTACGACGGCCAGCTCCGTCAAAAACGGGACCGTGTCGTCGATGCGTTGAAGCGACTCGGTCAGTTCGACGTGCCCGTCCACGAGACGATCGGCATGCCGGAACCATGGCGTTACCGCAACAAGGCACAAGTGCCGTTCAAAGACGAGGCCGGTCGCCTCGTCGCCGGTTTCTATCGTCCACGTTCGCACGATATCGTCGAGATGAAGGAATGTCTCATCCAAGACGAGCGCAACGATGAGGCCGTCCAAGTCGTCCGTGACGTGCTCGCGGCGCACGGTGTGCCGGCATACGATGAGAAGACCGGGCGCGGCGTCATCCGCCACGTCATGGCCCGTTACGGCTACCATTCGGGTGAATTGATGATCGTCCTCATCACGAAGACGACGAAAATCAAAGGCGTGAATGAGATTGTCGCCGACATCTTGAAACGTCTGCCGAACGTGACGTCAATCATGCAAAACGTCAACCCGGACAAGACGAACGTCATCTTAGGGTCGACGAACAAACTGCTCTACGGACATGAGACGATTGAGGACAAAATCGGCGGACTGACGTTCACGATTTCCCCGCACTCGTTCTTCCAAGTCAACCCGGTCCAGACAGAAAAACTGTACGGCAAGGCACTCGAGTACGCACAACTCACCGGGACCGAACAAGTCGTCGACGCCTATTGCGGCATCGGGACGATCAGTCTGTTCCTCGCTCGGAAGGCGGCGCACGTATACGGTGTCGAAGTCGTACCGGAAGCGATCGAGGACGCGAAACAGAACGCGCTCGTCAATGAGATCGACAACGTGACGTACGCGTGTGGCGCAGCAGAAGATGTATTGCCGCAGTGGAAGAAAGATGGCATCAATCCGGACGTCATCGTCGTCGACCCGCCGCGTAAAGGCTGTGCCGAGTCGTTCCTCGAGACGATGGTCGAGATGGCACCGAAGCGGATCGTCTACGTGTCGTGTAACGTCGCGACGCAGGCGCGCGATATGCGCTATCTTGCGGACCGTGGCTACAAATTAGTCGAAGTCACACCGGTCGACATGTTCCCGCATACGGCGCATGTGGAGACGGTGGCGTGGTTAGAGAAACAAACTATGTAA
- a CDS encoding tRNA dihydrouridine synthase — MKENFWRDLPRPFFILAPMEDVTDVVFRHVVAHAGRPDVFFTEFANSDSYCHPEGKGSLRGRLTFTEDEQPMVAHIWGDNPDYFREMSIGMAEMGYKGLDINMGCPVPNVAKRGKGSGLILRPDVAAELIQAAKAGGIPVSVKTRLGFAKLDEWRDWLTHLLKQDIANLSIHLRTRNEMSKVDAHWEMIPDIVKLRDEIAPDTLITINGDILDRQMGLELVEKYGVDGVMIGRGIFKNPFAFEKEPREHSMEEYLDLLRLQLDLQDKFQEEVPRSISNLHRFFKIYVKGFRGASDLRVKLMDTKSTDEVRAHLDAFVENYHKEEAALAEAASTVE; from the coding sequence ATGAAAGAAAACTTCTGGCGCGACTTGCCGCGTCCATTCTTTATACTTGCCCCGATGGAAGACGTGACCGATGTCGTCTTCCGCCACGTCGTCGCCCATGCCGGCCGACCTGACGTGTTTTTCACCGAGTTCGCCAACTCGGACAGCTATTGCCATCCAGAAGGGAAAGGCAGCTTGCGTGGACGCTTGACGTTCACCGAGGACGAACAGCCGATGGTCGCCCACATTTGGGGTGACAACCCGGATTACTTCCGTGAGATGAGCATCGGCATGGCCGAGATGGGCTATAAAGGCCTCGACATCAATATGGGTTGCCCGGTCCCGAACGTGGCCAAGCGTGGGAAAGGGAGCGGCCTCATCCTCCGTCCTGACGTCGCAGCCGAACTCATTCAAGCGGCGAAAGCCGGCGGCATCCCGGTCAGCGTCAAGACGCGTCTCGGTTTCGCGAAGCTCGACGAGTGGCGTGACTGGTTGACGCATCTTTTGAAGCAAGACATCGCCAACTTGTCGATTCACTTGCGCACACGCAATGAGATGAGTAAAGTCGACGCGCACTGGGAGATGATCCCGGATATCGTCAAACTGCGTGACGAGATTGCACCGGACACGCTCATCACGATTAACGGTGACATCCTTGACCGTCAAATGGGATTAGAACTCGTCGAGAAATATGGCGTCGACGGCGTCATGATCGGCCGCGGGATTTTCAAGAACCCGTTCGCGTTCGAGAAAGAGCCGCGTGAGCACTCGATGGAAGAGTACCTCGACTTGCTTCGTCTCCAACTCGATTTGCAAGACAAGTTCCAAGAAGAGGTGCCGCGTTCAATCTCGAACTTGCACCGCTTCTTCAAGATTTACGTGAAAGGGTTCCGCGGGGCGAGCGACCTCCGTGTGAAGCTCATGGACACGAAATCGACAGACGAAGTGCGGGCGCACCTTGATGCGTTCGTCGAGAACTATCATAAAGAAGAAGCTGCGCTTGCCGAGGCGGCGTCGACAGTTGAATAA
- a CDS encoding PadR family transcriptional regulator, which produces MAQSAGSIALTEAVYYILLSLQIPRHGYGIMQFVQELSHDRVQLAAGTLYGALSSLVEKGWIEAVEGASGRKKEYVITIDGQSVLEAELVRLEELVANGKQWIGANRS; this is translated from the coding sequence ATGGCACAATCAGCTGGAAGCATCGCCTTGACGGAAGCGGTTTATTACATTTTACTGTCGCTACAAATTCCTAGACACGGATACGGCATCATGCAGTTTGTACAAGAATTGAGCCACGATCGCGTTCAATTGGCGGCGGGGACCTTGTATGGGGCACTCAGCAGCCTGGTAGAAAAGGGATGGATTGAGGCGGTCGAAGGAGCAAGCGGACGAAAGAAGGAGTATGTCATCACCATAGATGGACAATCAGTGCTCGAAGCCGAACTTGTTCGCCTTGAAGAGCTCGTCGCAAACGGGAAACAGTGGATTGGAGCAAACCGATCATGA
- a CDS encoding DUF2812 domain-containing protein: protein MKTKTVYRVYVDYEKEEKWLNKMAAQGWFLEQFKLGRYEFRRGNPNEYTYRIELLEELPNSPKSDAYFELLEEMGITIVATSYRWIYLKRRTEEGPFQLYSDIDSKIRHEKRIYQLYSFVLYLNLFVTFLNIANDAVPFIWILNFTVSVLFIVFVVKQYRKLVKLKEKRQLVERDV from the coding sequence ATGAAAACAAAAACAGTTTATCGTGTATATGTCGATTATGAAAAAGAAGAGAAATGGTTGAATAAAATGGCGGCACAAGGATGGTTTCTCGAACAATTTAAGTTAGGTCGTTATGAGTTTAGGCGGGGGAATCCGAATGAGTACACGTATCGGATTGAGTTACTTGAAGAATTGCCTAACAGCCCGAAGTCAGATGCTTACTTTGAGTTATTAGAGGAGATGGGAATTACGATTGTGGCGACCTCGTATCGTTGGATTTACTTAAAAAGACGAACCGAGGAAGGTCCGTTCCAGCTCTATTCGGATATTGATTCGAAAATTCGTCATGAAAAACGTATCTATCAACTATATAGTTTTGTGCTGTATCTCAACTTATTTGTGACATTTCTTAATATAGCGAACGATGCCGTCCCGTTCATATGGATTTTGAATTTCACTGTAAGTGTACTGTTTATTGTATTCGTGGTGAAACAATATCGAAAACTAGTAAAGTTGAAAGAAAAACGACAGCTGGTCGAGCGTGATGTATAA